A genomic segment from Pseudomonas sp. S09G 359 encodes:
- the dapA gene encoding 4-hydroxy-tetrahydrodipicolinate synthase — MSSFQGIWVPVVTPFHDGAIDFIALRRLVSHLLEQHVAGIMVCTTTGEAAALSREEQLAVLDAVLQLVPAHRVVMGLAGNNQIELLQFQSEILKRPVAGLLVPAPGYIRPSQAGLEAFFRTVADASGVPIILYDIPYRTGATFEQATLLNIVAHPRIAAIKDCGGNLGNTLALLASGEVDVLCGEDLQMFNALCLGASGAIAASAHVQTAQFVALWQQVRDNQLAEARATFLSLVPLINTLFMEPNPAPVKAALALQGLIGSELRAPMQQASDVMLVRLRERLKHTQ; from the coding sequence ATGTCATCGTTTCAAGGTATCTGGGTTCCCGTGGTCACGCCGTTCCATGACGGCGCCATCGACTTTATCGCCCTGCGCCGGCTGGTCAGCCACCTGCTGGAACAGCATGTGGCCGGGATCATGGTGTGCACCACCACGGGTGAAGCCGCCGCGCTGAGCCGAGAGGAACAACTGGCCGTGCTGGACGCGGTATTGCAACTTGTGCCGGCGCACCGCGTGGTGATGGGCCTGGCGGGCAATAACCAGATTGAATTGCTGCAGTTCCAGAGCGAAATCCTCAAGCGCCCGGTGGCCGGTTTATTGGTGCCGGCGCCAGGTTATATCCGCCCGTCCCAGGCCGGCCTTGAAGCGTTCTTTCGCACGGTGGCGGATGCGTCAGGCGTGCCGATAATCCTGTATGACATTCCCTACCGTACCGGCGCGACCTTCGAGCAGGCCACCCTGCTGAATATCGTCGCGCACCCACGCATCGCCGCAATCAAGGACTGTGGCGGCAACCTGGGTAATACCCTGGCGCTGCTGGCCAGTGGCGAGGTGGACGTGCTGTGCGGCGAGGACCTGCAGATGTTCAACGCGCTGTGCCTGGGTGCCAGTGGGGCGATTGCCGCGTCGGCGCACGTGCAGACCGCGCAATTTGTGGCGCTGTGGCAGCAGGTGCGGGATAACCAGTTGGCCGAAGCACGGGCAACGTTCCTGAGCCTGGTACCACTGATCAACACACTGTTCATGGAGCCAAACCCAGCGCCGGTGAAAGCTGCCCTGGCCTTGCAGGGCCTGATCGGCAGCGAGTTGCGCGCACCGATGCAACAAGCCAGCGACGTGATGCTGGTTCGATTACGCGAACGCCTCAAGCACACCCAATAA
- the atzF gene encoding allophanate hydrolase — translation MQNAFGWTLGEWLDAYRSGAITTDYLLTLATQYPVDDSAWIAHATPAQLAEQLAQLSDRLAAVGGDMAKLPLYGVPFAIKDNIDAAGWDTTAACPEFAYTAAQDASVVQKLCAAGAILMGKTNLDQFATGLVGTRSPYGAVGNSFNPDYVSGGSSSGSASVVARGLVAFALGTDTAGSGRVPAGFNNIVGLKPTKGRFSNTGVVPACRTVDCISVFALTVDDAEAVAQVAAGYDASDAYSRANPNTAPVAVAASIKLAIPAVLEFFGDSQNQAVFEQAVERFKALGAVITPVDFTPFKELADQLYYGPWVAERTVALEGMLQTQPDAINPVVRGIVESGYTYSACDAYKAEYLRAELSRRINDSLAGFDALLVPTSPTIRTQAEMAVEPVRYNSQFGYYTNFTNLADLSALALPAGLRADGLPSGITLLAPAWHDSALAHLGKRWQAGLDLPLGATERGLPAPTPTVQASGSVRVAVVGAHLTGMPLNFQLTGRNAVLVEQTLTADTYRLYALPGTVPPKPGLAKADSGRPIIVELWDMPIARFGEFVAEIPAPLGIGNLKLADGRSVKGFICEPWALADALDITEFGGWRAFIASRG, via the coding sequence ATGCAAAACGCTTTCGGCTGGACCCTCGGTGAATGGTTGGATGCTTACCGCAGTGGGGCCATTACCACAGATTATTTACTGACCCTGGCCACGCAATACCCCGTCGACGATAGCGCCTGGATCGCCCACGCCACGCCTGCGCAACTGGCCGAGCAATTGGCGCAACTGAGCGACCGGCTGGCGGCCGTCGGCGGCGACATGGCCAAGCTGCCGCTGTATGGCGTGCCGTTTGCGATCAAGGACAATATCGACGCGGCCGGTTGGGACACCACGGCAGCTTGCCCCGAATTTGCCTACACGGCGGCGCAGGATGCTTCTGTGGTGCAGAAGCTGTGCGCGGCCGGTGCAATCCTGATGGGCAAGACCAACCTCGATCAGTTCGCTACGGGCCTGGTGGGCACGCGCTCGCCCTATGGCGCGGTAGGCAACAGCTTCAACCCGGATTATGTCAGCGGCGGCTCCAGCTCCGGCTCGGCGTCGGTGGTAGCGCGTGGCCTGGTGGCGTTTGCCCTGGGCACCGATACCGCAGGCTCCGGGCGCGTACCGGCGGGGTTCAACAACATTGTCGGGTTGAAGCCGACCAAGGGGCGTTTCTCCAATACCGGCGTGGTGCCCGCGTGCCGCACGGTGGATTGCATCTCGGTGTTTGCGCTGACCGTCGACGATGCCGAGGCGGTGGCGCAGGTGGCGGCGGGTTACGACGCCAGCGACGCTTACTCCCGCGCCAACCCGAACACGGCGCCGGTCGCGGTGGCGGCCTCGATCAAGCTAGCGATCCCGGCAGTCCTGGAGTTCTTTGGCGATAGTCAGAACCAGGCGGTATTCGAGCAGGCGGTGGAGCGTTTCAAGGCCCTGGGGGCGGTGATTACGCCCGTGGATTTCACTCCGTTCAAGGAATTGGCGGATCAACTGTATTACGGCCCTTGGGTCGCCGAACGCACCGTGGCCCTGGAGGGCATGCTGCAAACCCAGCCCGACGCGATCAACCCGGTGGTGCGCGGCATTGTCGAAAGTGGCTACACCTACAGCGCATGTGATGCCTACAAAGCCGAATACTTGCGCGCGGAACTGAGCCGCCGCATCAACGACAGCCTGGCCGGTTTCGATGCCTTGCTGGTGCCCACATCACCGACGATTCGCACGCAGGCCGAAATGGCCGTGGAGCCGGTGCGCTACAACTCGCAATTTGGCTACTACACCAACTTCACCAACCTGGCCGACCTCTCGGCCCTGGCGTTGCCAGCCGGCCTGCGCGCCGATGGCTTGCCCAGCGGCATCACCTTGCTTGCCCCGGCCTGGCATGACAGCGCGCTGGCGCACCTGGGCAAACGCTGGCAGGCCGGGCTTGACCTGCCGTTGGGCGCCACCGAGCGCGGTTTGCCTGCGCCGACGCCGACGGTACAAGCGTCCGGCAGCGTGCGTGTGGCGGTGGTGGGTGCACACCTCACCGGCATGCCGCTGAACTTCCAGCTCACCGGCCGCAACGCGGTACTGGTGGAGCAAACCCTCACGGCCGACACCTATCGCCTCTACGCGCTGCCAGGCACCGTGCCGCCCAAGCCAGGGCTGGCCAAGGCGGACAGTGGGCGGCCGATCATCGTAGAACTGTGGGACATGCCCATCGCGCGCTTTGGTGAGTTTGTCGCCGAGATCCCCGCGCCGCTGGGTATCGGCAACCTCAAGCTGGCGGATGGGCGCAGTGTCAAAGGCTTTATCTGCGAGCCCTGGGCGTTGGCGGATGCGCTGGACATCACCGAGTTCGGTGGCTGGCGTGCCTTCATTGCGAGCCGGGGGTGA
- a CDS encoding VOC family protein, with product MANKNTLCLWYNGTAEEAARFYAKTFPDSAVNAVHRAPGDYPAGKQGDVLTVDFTVLGIPCIGLNGGPAFSHSEAFSFQVATDDQAETDRYWNAIIDNGGQASACGWCKDKWGLSWQISPRVLTDAVTHPDPVIAKRAFDAMMTMSKIDIAAIEAAVKGSPGA from the coding sequence ATGGCCAATAAAAACACCCTGTGCCTCTGGTACAACGGCACCGCCGAAGAGGCTGCGCGCTTTTACGCCAAGACCTTCCCGGACAGCGCGGTCAACGCCGTGCACCGAGCCCCCGGCGATTACCCGGCGGGTAAACAGGGCGACGTGTTGACCGTTGATTTCACCGTGCTGGGCATCCCTTGTATCGGCCTCAATGGCGGCCCGGCGTTCAGCCATAGCGAGGCCTTTTCGTTCCAGGTGGCCACTGATGATCAGGCCGAAACCGACCGCTACTGGAACGCCATCATCGACAACGGTGGCCAGGCCAGCGCGTGTGGCTGGTGCAAGGATAAATGGGGGCTGTCGTGGCAGATCTCGCCTCGAGTGTTGACGGATGCCGTGACCCATCCCGACCCGGTAATCGCCAAGCGGGCCTTCGATGCGATGATGACCATGAGCAAGATCGACATTGCTGCGATTGAGGCGGCCGTAAAAGGCTCGCCAGGTGCTTGA
- a CDS encoding GntR family transcriptional regulator has product MQLATARTSKARPDSLAELIYAQLKADIFDFRLLPGDRFSEGDVATRMHASRTPVRQALYRLEKEGYLEVYFRSGWQVKPFDFAYFEDLYDVRIVLELAAVGRLCLMDEPSPVLLTLQATWLVAAGERLQDTQAVSALDERFHCALVEAAGNREMARMHFDITEKIRIIRRLDFTQAPRIAATYEEHGQILTAILQRRSEQAQQLLKRHIELSKQAVREITLHRLHVARQP; this is encoded by the coding sequence GTGCAGCTGGCCACGGCGAGAACCTCCAAGGCGCGCCCCGACAGCCTGGCTGAACTGATTTACGCGCAGCTCAAGGCGGATATATTCGACTTCCGCCTGTTGCCGGGTGACCGCTTCAGCGAAGGCGACGTGGCCACGCGCATGCACGCCAGCCGCACGCCGGTGCGCCAGGCGCTGTATCGCCTGGAGAAGGAAGGGTATCTGGAGGTGTATTTTCGCAGCGGCTGGCAGGTCAAGCCGTTTGACTTTGCCTACTTTGAAGACCTGTACGACGTGCGTATCGTGCTGGAACTGGCCGCCGTCGGCCGCCTGTGCCTGATGGATGAACCGAGCCCAGTGCTGTTGACGTTGCAGGCGACCTGGCTGGTGGCCGCGGGTGAACGCCTGCAAGACACCCAAGCAGTGTCCGCGCTGGATGAACGCTTCCACTGCGCCCTGGTGGAAGCCGCCGGCAACCGCGAAATGGCGCGCATGCACTTCGACATAACGGAAAAGATCCGCATCATCCGCCGCCTCGACTTTACCCAGGCGCCGCGTATTGCCGCGACGTACGAGGAGCATGGGCAAATCTTGACGGCGATCCTGCAACGGCGCAGTGAACAGGCGCAGCAACTGCTCAAGCGGCACATCGAACTCAGCAAGCAAGCGGTGCGCGAGATCACCTTGCATCGGTTGCATGTGGCAAGACAACCCTGA
- a CDS encoding LysE family translocator yields MDLATLAIFLPACFALNMAPGPNNLLSVSNSTRYGYRTSCLAGIGRLLAFAGMIALASAGLAVVLQTSELLFYVIKILGAAYLFYLAFQLWRANPEAEAQAVSAKVGLWALARQEFLVAAGNPKAILIFTAFLPQFVVPGQPITPQFAVLGALFLMLEWVAISLYAYMGVHMRRWFAEPKGKRIFNRCCAGLLSAAASVLLMARRA; encoded by the coding sequence ATGGACCTCGCCACCCTCGCCATTTTCCTCCCCGCCTGCTTCGCCCTGAACATGGCTCCCGGCCCGAACAACCTGCTGTCGGTGAGCAACTCCACCCGCTATGGCTACCGCACCTCGTGCCTCGCCGGGATCGGCCGCCTTCTGGCCTTCGCCGGGATGATCGCCCTCGCTTCCGCCGGGCTTGCTGTGGTGCTGCAAACCTCAGAGTTGTTGTTCTATGTGATCAAGATCCTGGGCGCGGCGTATCTGTTTTATCTGGCGTTTCAGTTGTGGCGAGCCAATCCCGAGGCTGAGGCGCAAGCGGTTTCCGCCAAGGTGGGTTTATGGGCGTTGGCGCGCCAGGAGTTTCTTGTGGCGGCGGGCAACCCTAAGGCCATCCTGATTTTCACCGCCTTCCTCCCGCAATTCGTGGTGCCCGGCCAACCAATCACGCCACAATTCGCGGTGCTCGGCGCGCTGTTCCTGATGCTCGAATGGGTCGCCATCAGCCTCTACGCTTACATGGGCGTGCATATGCGCCGCTGGTTTGCCGAGCCTAAAGGCAAGCGGATATTCAATCGCTGCTGCGCCGGGTTGTTGTCGGCGGCGGCTTCGGTATTGTTGATGGCGCGTCGTGCATAA
- a CDS encoding ester cyclase has protein sequence MTRNQLASFYQGYIDCLNRQAWDQLGEFVHPQVTHNAKPVGLAGYRGMLERDFREIPDLVFHIQLLIADPPNIASRLDFNVTPRGEFFGLPINGRKVKFAENVFYECVDGKISRVWSVIDTAAIAQQLGGD, from the coding sequence TTGACCCGTAACCAACTCGCCAGTTTTTACCAAGGCTACATCGACTGCCTGAATCGCCAGGCCTGGGATCAGTTGGGCGAGTTCGTGCACCCGCAGGTGACCCACAACGCCAAACCGGTCGGCCTCGCCGGTTACCGCGGCATGCTGGAACGGGACTTTCGCGAAATCCCCGACCTGGTGTTTCACATCCAGTTGCTGATCGCCGATCCACCGAACATCGCCAGCCGCCTGGACTTCAACGTCACGCCCAGGGGCGAGTTCTTTGGGTTGCCGATCAATGGCCGCAAGGTGAAATTCGCCGAGAATGTGTTCTACGAATGTGTCGACGGCAAAATTTCGCGAGTGTGGTCGGTGATTGATACGGCGGCGATCGCGCAGCAGTTGGGCGGCGATTAG
- a CDS encoding DUF1852 domain-containing protein encodes MTTEFSFTIKSICFDEDYHPSENTRITTNFANLARGESRQENLRNTLRMIDNRFNALAHWDNPTGDRYSVELEIVSVEMGVDAEGGNNAIPLIEILKTNIIDRKTNERIAGMVGNNFSSYVRDYDFSVLLLEHNKGRQEFSAPDDFGDLHGKLFKQFVNSTAYKEHFSKLPVICLSVSNTKTYHRTENLHPVLGVEYQQDEYSLTDEYFRKMGLKVRYFMPPNSVAPLAFYFAGDLLSDYTNLELISTISTMDTFQKIYRPEIYNANSAAGKSYQPSLKHQDYSLTLIVYDREERGRLAVEQGRFVEENFIKPYHAVLQQWSASCAL; translated from the coding sequence ATGACTACAGAATTTTCATTTACCATTAAAAGCATTTGCTTTGACGAGGATTATCACCCCTCGGAAAATACGCGCATTACTACTAACTTCGCTAATTTGGCGAGGGGCGAAAGTCGTCAAGAGAACCTGCGCAACACGTTAAGGATGATTGACAACCGCTTCAATGCCTTGGCGCACTGGGACAACCCCACGGGTGATCGTTATTCCGTTGAGCTCGAAATTGTATCCGTTGAAATGGGTGTTGATGCTGAAGGTGGCAATAATGCCATCCCTCTGATTGAGATACTAAAAACGAATATTATCGATCGAAAAACCAATGAGCGCATTGCGGGCATGGTCGGTAATAATTTTTCCTCCTATGTCCGGGATTACGATTTCAGTGTGCTGTTGCTGGAACATAATAAGGGCCGGCAAGAGTTTAGCGCTCCCGATGACTTCGGCGACCTGCACGGAAAGCTGTTCAAGCAATTCGTGAACTCCACAGCTTACAAGGAGCATTTCAGTAAGCTGCCGGTTATATGCTTGAGTGTTTCAAATACCAAGACCTATCATCGGACGGAAAACCTGCACCCTGTGTTGGGTGTTGAATACCAGCAAGACGAATACTCCTTGACCGATGAATATTTCCGGAAAATGGGCTTGAAGGTTCGCTATTTCATGCCTCCCAATAGCGTTGCGCCGTTGGCGTTTTATTTTGCCGGCGATTTGCTCAGTGATTACACCAACCTTGAACTTATCAGTACCATCAGCACGATGGACACCTTCCAAAAGATTTACCGGCCGGAGATTTACAATGCGAACTCTGCGGCAGGCAAGTCCTATCAGCCAAGTTTGAAACATCAGGATTATTCATTAACCCTGATTGTCTATGATCGCGAAGAACGTGGCCGCTTGGCGGTTGAGCAGGGGCGGTTTGTTGAAGAGAATTTTATCAAGCCCTACCACGCTGTTCTTCAGCAGTGGTCCGCTAGTTGCGCTCTTTAA